The following coding sequences lie in one Fusarium poae strain DAOMC 252244 chromosome 1, whole genome shotgun sequence genomic window:
- a CDS encoding hypothetical protein (MEROPS:MER0011726), producing MATIHGICRPKFEGVRSILENNIKSGEELGASITINIDDEVVVDMWGGYKDQEHKEPWDENTIVNVFSSTKTVTSLAVLILVDRGLIDVHERVSKYWPEFGQNGKEDVLVRHILSYASGVSGWEEPLSIEDAYDLEKSTAMLARQAPWWTPGTASGYHALTYGHLLGELVRRVSGKSLREFVATEISGPLDADFQIGASKDTWDRVTPIIPPDASGISMDFEPGSVQARTLLNPPTDPNSANTEAWRNAEIGAANGHGNSRSLARILSAITLGGETGGKRILKEETVNLIFEEQQSGIDLVLKMPFRVGMGFGLTPCVALDWLPEGKVCFWGGWGGSFIIMDLDRRMTISYTMNKMGNGLVSSDKAAVYGKAIYDAVR from the coding sequence ATGGCAACCATCCACGGCATTTGCCGCCCCAAGTTCGAGGGTGTCCGATCTATCCTCGAGAACAACATCAAGTCCGGCGAGGAGCTTGGCGcttccatcaccatcaacatTGACGATGAAGTGGTCGTGGATATGTGGGGTGGATACAAAGATCAAGAGCACAAGGAACCTTGGGATGAAAATACTATTGTCAATGTGTTTTCGAGCACAAAGACAGTCACCAGTCTTGCAGTTCTTATCCTTGTTGATCGAGGATTGATCGATGTTCACGAACGAGTTTCTAAATACTGGCCCGAATTTGGCCAGAACGGCAAGGAAGACGTTCTTGTCCGTCACATACTCTCCTACGCTTCTGGTGTGTCAGGCTGGGAAGAGCCTCTTTCAATCGAAGATGCGTACGACTTGGAGAAAAGCACAGCGATGCTAGCACGCCAAGCTCCGTGGTGGACACCGGGTACAGCTTCTGGGTATCATGCTTTGACTTATGGGCATCTTCTTGGAGAGCTCGTTCGAAGAGTATCTGGCAAATCTCTGCGCGAATTTGTTGCTACTGAGATCTCAGGTCCTTTGGATGCTGACTTCCAGATCGGTGCCTCGAAGGATACCTGGGATCGGGTTACCCCCATCATCCCTCCAGACGCTTCAGGCATCTCGATGGATTTTGAGCCTGGGTCCGTGCAAGCGAGAACATTGCTCAACCCACCTACCGATCCCAACTCGGCAAACACTGAAGCTTGGAGAAATGCAGAAATAGGCGCTGCCAATGGTCATGGCAACTCACGATCACTCGCTCGTATCCTGTCTGCTATTACTCTGGGAGGTGAAACTGGAGGAAAGCGTATCTTGAAGGAGGAGACTGTCAATTTGATCTTTGAAGAACAGCAATCTGGAATTGACTTGGTTCTGAAAATGCCTTTTAGAGTTGGAATGGGGTTTGGTCTGACGCCTTGTGTTGCACTGGATTGGCTCCCAGAAGGCAAGGTGTGCTTTTGGGGCGGCTGGGGCGGTTCTTTCATTATCATGGATCTTGACAGACGTATGACTATATCTTATACCATGAACAAGATGGGTAATGGTCTTGTGAGCAGTGACAAGGCTGCGGTTTATGGAAAGGCTATTTATGATGCAGTTAGGTAG
- a CDS encoding hypothetical protein (SECRETED:SignalP(1-18)), protein MLSHQFVLIGFAIAAVAAASPSKCPPFPSSMVEFSSGFKQPKPPVVKPEYTAHFVQHKWNAELSHITVGYIENSPSKKFVRADEAFDSQLASSYFDYSNVTKSGLVDNTLTTYNHQNTTPSVWRGYVNSNFPIFSKSILVDSGAVFEGLVKRDFNPSSVAAWSIMYQGAIPVTVYVNECAIIVGYDYFAPELRTRVIMEFFNIQAK, encoded by the exons ATGCTGTCCCATCAATTTGTGCTCATTGGATTTGCTATTGCTGCCGTGGCCGCAGCGTCTCCTTCTAAATGCCCTCCCTTTCCATCCTCAATGGTTGAGTTCTCTTCTGGTTTCAAGCAACCAAAACCACCAGTCGTCAAGCCAGAATACACGGCTCATTTTGTGCAGCACAAATG GAATGCCGAACTGTCGCATATCACAGTTGGCTACATCGAAAATTCTCCATCAAAGAAATTTGTTCGCGCAGATGAAGCTTTCGACAGTCAGCTCGCTTCATCGTATTTCGACTACTCCAACGTTACCAAATCGGGCTTGGTAGACAATACGCTTACGACTTATAACCACCAAAACACGACCCCTAGTGTTTGGAGAGGCTACGTCAACTCGAACTTTCCAATCTTCAGTAAAAGCATCTTGGTCGACTCTGGCGCTGTATTTGAAGGACTGGTTAAACGCGACTTCAATCCTTCTTCTGTCGCCGCG TGGAGCATCATGTATCAGGGCGCAATCCCAGTTACGGTATACGTTAATGAATGTGCCATCATTGTCGGATACGACTACTTCGCCCCAGAACTACGAACTCGGGTCATAATGGAATTTTTCAATATTCAGGCAAAGTAG
- a CDS encoding hypothetical protein (TransMembrane:11 (o50-74i86-108o120-139i151-172o178-202i214-233o253-277i314-338o344-369i381-402o408-429i)), which produces MSGPKQEPSQTPPFLPSGDESQSQPELPVEKQLNTHGKDFGPPPDGGLEAWSVVAGGFCAVFASFGWINCIGIFQDYYEQNQLSSYSSSTVAWIPSVESFMMFFWGPVVGKMTDEFGPRIPILLGSFLHVFGLMMTSISKEYYQILLSQSFCSAIGCSFLFYAPIAAVGTWFLRHRAIAFGIVTAGSSLGGVVLPIMVNHLVVSIGFGWAMRSVAFLFLGLLAIANITIKSRLPPPRRKFDPKDFVTPFKEMPFLFLTISAFLLYLGSFLPFNFIIVQAKALGVSPKLAEYMVPIVNAASTFGRLLPAYLGDRVGVFNVMIPLTLLGGIFTLTVWLTAHSTASVIAYAALYGFTSGCTLSIIPAMVASFSDVRSIGTRNGSLYGVSAFGVLVGSPIAGAIVSDQGGDFSGLIIFCGVSILLGTAVAIVSRQFLVGSKWRVKV; this is translated from the exons ATGTCTGGACCGAAGCAAGAACCCAGTCAAACACCCCCGTTTCTTCCTTCGGGGGATGAATCCCAATCTCAGCCAGAATTACCTGTGGAAAAACAATTGAACACTCATGGCAAAGACTTTGGTCCTCCACCTGATGGGGGTTTAGAAGCTTGGTCAGTTGTAGCTGGGGGTTTCTGCGCAGTCTTTGCCAGTTTTGGGTGGATTAATT GCATTGGCATATTCCAAGACTACTATGAGCAAAATCAACTGAGTTCATATTCGTCCAGTACTGTTGCATGGATACCTTCAGTCGAATCATTTATGATGTTCTTTTGG GGCCCTGTCGTCGGTAAAATGACAGACGAGTTTGGTCCTCGTATACCAATCCTTCTTGGTTCATTCCTCCATGTCTTTGGTCTGATGATGACATCCATATCAAAAGAATACTACCAGATCCTTTTATCTCAAAGCTTCTGCAGTGCTATAGGCTGCTCGTTTCTCTTCTACGCCC CTATCGCTGCTGTTGGTACTTGGTTCCTTCGACACCGCGCCATAGCATTCGGCATTGTCACTGCTGGCTCCAGTCTAGGCGGTGTCGTACTGCCCATCATGGTCAATCACCTTGTTGTCAGCATTGGGTTTGGCTGGGCAATGAGATCTGTCGCATTCCTCTTTCTAGGACTTTTGGCTATTGCAAACATCACAATCAAGTCACGACTACCGCCACCTCGCAGAAAGTTTGACCCCAAGGACTTTGTCACGCCATTCAAGGAgatgccttttctttttttgacCATATCAGCATTTCTTCTATACTTGGGCTCCTTTCTGCccttcaacttcatcattgTGCAAGCAAAGGCACTTGGTGTATCTCCGAAGTTGGCTGAGTACATGGTTCCCATAGTCAACGCCGCCTC CACATTTGGCAGACTTCTCCCGGCTTATCTCGGCGACAGAGTCGGTGTCTTCAACGTCATGATTCCTCTCACCCTACTCGGTGGCATCTTTACTCTCACCGTGTGGCTCACCGCCCATTCCACTGCGTCGGTTATAGCTTACGCTGCACTGTATGGCTTCACTTCCGGGTGTACACTTTCTATCATCCCTGCCATGGTTGCTTCATTCTCAGACGTGCGGAGTATTGGTACACGTAATGGTTCGCTCTATGGCGTTTCCGCATTCGGCGTGCTTGTCGGTAGCCCCATCGCTGGAGCTATTGTTAGTGACCAGGGTGGTGATTTTTCGGGATTGATCATATTCTGTGGCGTGTCTATCCTTCTTGGGACAGCTGTTGCAATTGTATCAAGGCAATTCCTAGTGGGATCCAAGTGGAGGGTAAAAGTGTAA
- a CDS encoding hypothetical protein (TransMembrane:1 (o201-219i)) — MVGIAGKSKACHDCKRRRVKIIAILDSPVDGGSDESLAAIIVLSTCELFLFSSASSWNAHAKGISEMLRNRVASGETTKSWSDLCRRLCVICVIQATVQKRPLILEPDVWRQQIRPYSSPTSFGGLLDLAVDIPSIMASVNTVSQTDLRQQVNQLVQKYRELEEWLKNYTKHVWDSNQTSVYWSVPSQASNPTDDDYAEKLFPFALIFSCMANATVWIFTSSMMLDILDTILLLHSSDQNDGTAPFVDEIIDTGIAPDMLDTLRVDADRLSRLLCQSIEYCYRADNGTFGPQITCYAQATLLIYFANRGLRRELDWCKAILRMNGPGMSFGINLMQLRSVPGDV; from the exons ATGGTCGGCATTGCTGGAAAATCCAAGGCATGCCATGATTGCAAGAGGCGTCGTGTCAAG ATTATCGCTATCCTCGATAGTCCTGTAGATGGGGGTAGTGACGAGAGTCTAGCAGCGATTATCGTTCTTTCTACTTGTGAG CTATTTCTTTTCAGTTCAGCCTCTAGCTGGAATGCACACGCCAAGGGTATTTCTGAAATGCTTCGCAACCGTGTCGCGTCAGGAGAGACTACAAAGAGCTGGAGCGATCTTTGTCGTCGTCTTTGTGTAATATGT GTCATTCAAGCAACAGTCCAGAAACGCCCTCTTATACTAGAGCCTGATGTCTGGCGGCAACAGATCAGACCTTACTCCAGCCCTACCTCTTTCGGTGGGTTACTGGACCTGGCTGTGGACATACCTTCAATCATGGCGAGTGTGAATACAGTCTCCCAAACTGACTTGCGTCAACAAGTCAACCAGCTTGTTCAGAAATACCGGGAGCTTGAAGAATGGCTGAAAAATTATACTAAACATGTCTGGGATTCAAATCAAACATCAGTCTATTGGTCTGTCCCTTCTCAGGCCAGCAATCCGACTGATGATGACTACGCCGAGAAGCTGTTCCCGTTCGCCCTCATCTTCTCTTGTATGGCAAACGCCACTGTTTGGATATTTACCTCTAGCATGATGCTTGATATCCTTGACACAATTCTGCTTCTTCACTCCTCAGACCAGAATGACGGTACCGCGCCATTTGTGGATGAGATAATCGACACTGGCATAGCGCCTGACATGCTCGATACCCTCCGCGTGGATGCTGATAGACTGAGTCGGCTGCTCTGCCAAAGTATTGAGTATTGCTATCGCGCTGATAATGGTACTTTTGGCCCGCAGATAACATGTTATGCTCAAGCGACGCTGTTGATCTACTTTGCAAACCGCGGGCTCCGCCGTGAGCTCGACTGGTGTAAAGCTATTCTTCGCATGAATGGCCCGGGAATGAGCTTTGGGATCAATTTAATGCAGTTGCGATCGGTGCCTGGGGATGTATAA
- a CDS encoding hypothetical protein (SECRETED:SignalP(1-16)~MEROPS:MER0011122) produces MVSKLALALFFGNALAGLAGRALPPRCAVSDPTPEQIVQAQNLSKIESVSKVAAASIVVDTYFHVVSTSSSKYISKAKLQAQLKALNDAFSPNGITFKLIDTTFTTNSNWGAGNGELAMKRQLRQGDYKTLNLYFTDVAKLGGQSALGYCYLPEPNVSTGSQQFILDGCVIVAETVPGGTKAPFNLGGTAVHEVGHWFNLFHTFQDGCNGGDLVADTPAQGRQTSGCPARMDTCPNQPGDDPIHNYMDYSDDVCYEEFTPGQQTRMHSAWNAYRK; encoded by the exons ATGGTTTCCAAGCTCGCTCTCGCTCTTTTCTTTGGCAACGCCCTCGCTGGCCTCGCCGGACGAGCCCTTCCTCCCCGTTGCGCCGTTTCCGACCCTACCCCCGAGCAGATCGTTCAAGCCCAGAACTTGAGCAAGATTGAGTCCGTGTCCAAGGTTGCTGCCGCTTCTATCGTCGTTGACACCTACTTCCACGTCGTCTCCACGTCTTCGTCCAAGTACATCTCAAAGGCCAAGCTCCAGGCTCAGCTAAAGGCCCTGAACGACGCTTTCAGCCCCAACGGTATTACCTTTAAGCTCATCGACACAACCTTTACCACCAACTCCAACTGGGGTGCTGGAAATGGCGAGCTTGCTATGAAGCGACAGCTCCGCCAGGGTGACTACAAGACCCTCAACCTCTACTTCACCGATGTCGCCAAGCTTGGAGGCCAGAGCGCTCTGGGTTACTGTTACCTACCCGAGCCCAACGTCTCAACCGGTTCTCAGCAATTCATCCTCGACGGCTGCGTCATCGTCGCTGAGACGGTTCCTGGTGGCACCAAGGCTCCTTTTAACTTGGGAGGTACTGCCGTCCACGAGGTTGGTCACTGGTTCAACCTCTTCCACACTTTCCAGGATGGTTGCAACGGTGGTGACCTCGTTGCCGATACCCCTGCGCAGGGCCGCCAGACAAGCGGATGCCCTGCTCGCATGGATACCTGCCCTAACCAGCCTGGTGACGACCCTATCCACAACTACATGGATTACTCCGATGA TGTTTGTTATGAAGAGTTCACGCCTGGACAGCAGACCCGCATGCATTCTGCTTGGAATGCTTACCGTAAATag